One window of the Salvia splendens isolate huo1 chromosome 1, SspV2, whole genome shotgun sequence genome contains the following:
- the LOC121803694 gene encoding transcription factor RADIALIS-like — MASSSMKWSAKENKDFEKALAEFGENSPDRWGKVARAVGTRTPEEVKAHYQILLEDVSHIESGRVPLPTHWNGSSSSSSSSSSSDEDEKPKVG, encoded by the exons ATGGCATCAAGCTCCATGAAGTGGAGTGCTAAGGAGAATAAGGATTTTGAGAAGGCGTTGGCGGAGTTTGGGGAGAACAGCCCGGACCGGTGGGGCAAGGTGGCGAGGGCGGTGGGCACGCGCACACCGGAGGAGGTGAAGGCCCACTATCAGATCCTCCTCGAAGATGTCAGCCATATTGAGAGCGGCAGAGTGCCTCTTCCCACACACTGGAATGGCTCCAGCTCCAGCTCCAGCTCCAGCTCCAGCTCCGACGAG GACGAGAAGCCGAAAGTGGGTTGA